The DNA region GCCGAACAGACCGTGCTTTACGTGCAGGCCAGGGAAGGGGTGCGCGAGACGGCGCGCTCCGAAACCGAGACGATCCTGCGGTTGACCCGCCAGGTGCCGCCTGGCGCGCCGAGTGATTTTAATCTCTCGACGGCCGACCAGATCATCGCGCAGTTCGATCGCATCGGCGCGCAGATCTTCTTTGCCACCATCGGGCTGGCCCTCGTCTCGCTGGTCATTGGTGGCATCGGGATCGCCAACGTGATGGTGATCAGCGTGACCGAACGGACGCGCGAGATCGGTTTGCGGCTGGCGATTGGGGCCAGGCGGCAGGACGTGCGGCTGCAGTTCCTGATGGAGTCGGCGATACTGGCCGGCATCGGCGGCTTGGCCGGAGTAGGCATCGCGCTGGCGCTGGGGGCGTTGGCGGCCGTGTTCGCCCCGGCGTTTCCCGCCTTGCCGCCAGTCTGGGCCGTGCTCGCCGGTGTCATCAGCGCGGTGGTGGTCGGCGTGGTCGCCGGCTACTGGCCCGCCCGCAGCGCCTCGCGCCTCGACCCCGTCGAAGCGCTCAGATACGAATAAGGTCCAGGACCCAGAACTCTGGACCCTGGACCCTGGACCCTGGACTTTTAGAATGCTCCGACGCTGAGCCCTATCGTGAAGCTTCGGCCGCGCGACGGTGCGAACTGGAAGTGGTCACGGTAGTAGCGGTTGGTGAGGTTCTCCACCGCGAAGGTCAACGCGAGCCGCTCCCGGCCGCGCGTCAGGTTGATGCCCGCGCCGGCGCGCTGCACCGTGAAACTATCGAGTGACAGCAGGTCCTGCGGGATGAGGAACGGCGAACTGAGCAGGGCCTGCGCCACGCGCGTCACTTTTCCCTGCGCACGCACCCCGTATTCCACCCACCATCGGCCGCGCACATCCGTGAACCGCGCGTTGGCCACGAGCTTCGACGGCGTGATGTTGTCGGCCGGCGTGTCGCCGAGCGACGCCTGCGTGAGCGGGTCCGTGCCGTTGGTGATGGTGCCGCGAGTGAATGCCGCAGCGCCTGACAACGTCAGGATGCCGCGGTCAAAGACCAGGGGCGCGTCGGCCGACAGTTCCACGCCGCTGATGCGCACGTCGGCGTAGTTGGTGGCCTGCGCCAAGGGGCCGGCCGGTGTGGTGGCCACCACCAGATCCTGCGCGATGAAGTCCTGGTACTGATTGAGGAACGCATACGCGCCGCCCGACAGGCGGCCGAAGCGGAATTTTGCGCCCACATCGAAGTTGTTGCCAACCTCGGGTTTCACGAGCACGTTTGGCGCGATGTTGCCGACCGTGGCGGGCCCGGCAAACAGCATCTCTTCCAGGTTCGGGTGACGGTACGTGCGGCCGAAGCGGACAAACGGGTTGATGCGTCCACCGGTGTTGGCCACCAGGCCGACATCGCCGGTCAGCGACTTCCGGCTGTAGGCTGCGCCATTGATGTCGGGCAGCGTGGCGGGGTCAATCGCAGGTGTCGCGCCGGCCACCAGGGGGTCGACGGTGTATCCCGGCGTCGCCTCGGTCGTGACGTTGTAGAAGTCGCCGCGCAGGCCGGCCACCAGCGACACGTTCGAGCGCACACGCCATTCGTCCTGCGCGAACACCGCGATGTTGCGCAGGCTGGCGTCCGGCACGCGCACCGGGTGCGCCACGGTGGGCGGGCCCAATGGTGTCGGTGTCGCAAAGACCGTGGCCGCAGGACCGCGCTGGCCCATCACCACCTGTCCGACCATCGACATCGTTGTCGTCGTGGTGCGCGCATCGCTGCTGCGATCCCGATAAAACGTCAGACCGGTCGTCAGCACATGATTTGACGCCGGCACCCACACGGCCTGCAGGTCCACACCAGGAGTCCACACGCGCTGTTCGGTCTGGGAGAGTACGTCCAGGCGCATGACACTGATGGGGAAGAAGCGGGTTGGTGTGGGCGCCGGGAACTGCACAGGCAGCTGGTTCTCGAGCAGGCGCGACGTCCGTTGATAGTAGGTGGTCAGCGAGAGATTGGCGAGCCACGGTGTGATGGCCTGGGCCTCGTAGCGCGCCGACAGGCGGTCGAGCCGGCTGTGCGGCAGTGAGGTGGCGTTGAAGAAATACGGCTGCGCGAAGTCGGGGAAGCCGACGTCTTCCATGCGGCGCTGCTGATATCGCACCTTCAGCGTGCGTTTGTCGGCAAGCTTCACCAGCGCGGCGGCATTGACGAAATACCCTTTCGCCTGCGAGTTGAGAATTTCGTTGTCGGTGCGGACGTATGCCGCATTGAAGGGGTCGGGGAACGCCTTGAATGTGAATCCGAAGGCGTCGTCAACGGTGTCGGCCCTCCGGAGGGTACCGTTGCTGAAAAAAGGCGTGGTGTCTTCAGACGTCAGTGTGCCGGCGCGGTAGTTGCCGTATTCCTCGGCGCCGCCTTGCACGCGCACGGCATAACGCGGGGCCGTGACGCCAAATGTCAGCGTGCCCCTGCGGCCCTGTTCGTTGGAACTGTAGTAGCTGTTCGCGCCGTACAGGAATTGGCGCGAGTCGGTGAACGACAGTTCGTTCGTGATGATGTTGATGGTGCCCGCGAGCGCGTCCGACCCGTAAAGCAGTGTGCCCGCGCCGTTCACAATTTCCATCCGGGTGATCGTGTCGGGCGCGATGAGCCCCACTTCGGCGCCAGTGCGGTCTGTGGCCTGGCGCGCCGTGTTGAGGCGCTCGCCATCCACCAGCACCAGCATGCGCGTGGAGTCCAGGCCGCGCAGCCGCGGCCGCACGCCGAACGGACCGTTGCCCACTTGCGTGATGTTCGCGACTGTCGCGAGCGCGTCACCGGTCGAGAGCGGATTGGTCTGTGCGACCGCCGCGCCCGACAGGGTCTCGACGTGCAGCGGGATGGTGCGATTCTCGCGTTCAGCTCTGGCCGCCGTGACGCTCACTTCCGTGTTGATCCCGCCCAGTTCCAATTGCACGGTCAGCGAGATCCGTTCTTCGGCATGCGCGATCACCACCGTGCGCGCGGCCTCCGAGAATCCCTGACGCGTGACGAGCACAAGGAACGTTCCCGCACTCGCCGCGTCAAACGCATACCGTCCATCAGCGCCCGTCGTGACCGTTCGTTCACGGCCGGTCGCCAGTTCACGCAGGACCACTTTCGCGCCAGGCACAACCGCACCAGTCGCATCCGACACCACGCCACTGACGTTGGCAGCCCACGCCGGCGTTGCCGAACACAACAACGCAAGGCACACAAATATTCCGAAGATACGCGTACGCATAAACCCCCCAGGGAAGAAACGAAAATCCAGAATCGGCAATCGGGAAGGAAATCGGGCGACTTACAGTTCCCAATTTCCCAAGTTCCTAATTTCCTAATTCGCTGGCGGGGGTCTAGGTGCGAAGGCGAGGAACGACGCAGGCGGAAGAGCGCCGGCCACAGCCGGCATCTCAATGCGTGAAATCGAGAGCAGGGCCGGACGCTGTCCTCGGAGAAGGAAGGCGAGGCCAAACAAGATCAGCGTCGCCAGCCCGGTCAGCGTTGCCGTGGTCTGGGCGAGCGTGGCCACCACTTCCGGCATGGCCGGAGCCGTCAGATCGAGATCGCGCGCAAGTGCCGGTCCGTGCAGGGTGGCGGTGAGCAACCAGACGGCGATCGCCTGTCGGCTCCGAATCACCGAGATGCCGCGGCGATGCAGGTGGAACAGGGCGGCCAGCAGTCCCGCGGCGATGGCCCAGCGCGTGACCAGCGTGAGGTCGAGGAGTTGCCCGTCCCATACCTGGCTGCCAAAGAGCCAGATGTGAAACGCGACAAGCAACGCGCCCGTCAGGGTCAGAGTCTTGCGGAGCATCGCCACACATTATTGCAAGCGCCGGGCCAGCTCTGTTTCTGGCCTGATTACTCGGGAAACGCTCATTCCGGCGTCGCCGGCGCGCGTCGGAATCGGCCTAACTGGGGAATTATCCCCACCGATCTATACTGGGCGGTCTCAGTCTGGAGGGACATGGCTCGTCCCGCTGTTGGATCACAAGTCTCCCATTACCGCCTCGAGCGCGTGCTCGGCGCCGGCGGCATGGGCGAAGTGTTTCTGGCCCGCGATCTCACGCTCGGCCGCCCCGTGGCCATTAAGTTCCTCATTGAGCCTGACGATGAGCAGGGGCGGAGGCGGTTGCTGGCCGAAGCGCGGTCGGTGGCCGCGCTCGACCACCCGTCAATTTGCACCGTCCATGAAGTGGTGACCGACGAAGTCTCAGGCGACTTCATCGTCATGGCCTATGTGGAAGGCGAGACGCTTGCGACGCGGCTGGGCCGTGGGCGGATGCAGCCCCCCGAGATGCTCGCGGTGATGACGCCGCTGTTCCAGGCGCTGGCGTCGGCACACCGGGTGGGCGTTGTTCATCGCGACATCAAGCCGCAGAACATCGTGATCACGCCATCGGGCCAGCCGAAGTTGCTCGACTTTGGGATCGCCAAGCGGATGCTCTCCGAGGATCAGCCCGCGGATGCCACGACGGCATCGCAGGTGACAGGTGATGGCAACGTCGTCGGCACGCTGGCGTACATGTCGCCCGAACAGATCCAGGGACGCCCCGTGGATGCGCGGAGCGACCTCTTCTCACTGGGCTGCGTGTTGTACGAGTGCCTGGTGGGGGTGCGACCGTTCGCGGGCGCATCACGCGCCGAGATCATCGGCCGGTTGCTGCACGTGGACCCCGCGGCGCCATCAACCGTGGTGCCTGGCCTGGCGCCCATCTACGACACGCTGTGTGCGGATCTGCTCCGGAAGGTTCCGAGCGAACGATTTCAGTCCGCTGATGAAGTGCTGGGGGCCATTCGCAGCCTGTCGCCGAACTATCGATCGGCAGAAACGACACGGGCGACGGCTGCGGAGGTGCGCGGCCCGTCACGCTTCTCGCGCCGGCACTGGCTGACGTTGGCGGTGGCTGCCGGAGTGGTGGCTGTCGCGGGCATTGGGTGGTTCTGGCGCGGAACTGCGCTACCAACGGCGTCGCCCGAGGCGATTCAGTGGTTCGACCGCGGCGTGGAGAAGCTGCGGGAAGGCAGTTATGCGGGCGCGCGATCGGCGCTGCTTGAAGCCGTGAGGTTGAGCCCGGAGTTCATCCAGGCTCACCTGCGCCTGGCAGAGGCCAAGGCGGAACTCGACGACAACACCGGTGCGCAGGAAGCGTTGCTGCAGGTCAACGCGCTGTTGCCCTCGGCGGCCAGACTGCCTCGGGAGGATCAGTGGCGTCTGGAGGCGGTGCGATCGTCGGTGCTGCGCGACCATGAGCGCGCGATTGCGGCGTACCGGCAGTTGGCCGATGTGTCGCCAACCACGGCCAGCGTCTGGTTGGATGTGGGGCGCGCGGAAGAAGCGGCAGGGCGTCGGGCTGCCGCCATGGACAACTTCGCCAAGGCCGTGAAGCTGGACGGGCAATACGCCGCCGCGCATCTGCGCCTCGGCGTGGTGCAGTCGCAGGGGGGCCAGAGTGTGGCCGCGATCGCCTCGCTTGATGAAGCCATCCGGCTGTATCAGGCGGGCGCGAATGTGGAGGGCGAGGCCGAAGCCACGTTGCGCAAAGCGGCCGCGCACAGCGCCCGGCGTGAGCTTGATGCCGCCAGGCAGGCGCTGGCCAGAGTGGCGGAGATATCGGCTGGGCCCGGATATGTGTCACTGCGGTTGCGCGCCCAGTTTGCACGGGCGCGCCTCGCGCTGGCCGAGGGCCAGTTCCAGGAATCCGAGACGCTCTCGCGCGCGGCATCCGAGGAGGCCATTCGGGCGCGCATGCTGACCATCGCCTCGGATGGGCTTCGCGACCTCGGCACGGCGCTGCTGGTGGCGGGCCGGCGCGCCGACGCGGACGTGCAGTTCACGCGCGCGATCGATCTCGCGATCGAGCAGCGGGCCGATCGCGCCGAGATGCAGGCGCGCCTGCAACAGGCCGCCCTGCGATTGCAGGACGACCGCTACGCCGACGTCATTGCGATGGTCGACGCCCCGCTCCAGTTCTTCACCACGGGCCGCTATGTGCGCAATGAGGCCGAGGCGAAGAGCATCCTCGCGCGAGCCCACGAAGGCCTGGAGCAGTATGACCAGGCCCGACAGCTGGCGAGCGAGGTCCTCGCCCTCGCCACGTCGATCGATGATCAAGTGCTGACGGGCGTGTCACTGGACAATCTGGCGGGACAGGCCGAGCGGCTCGGGCAGCTCCCGGAGGCACTGGCGCTTCGCGAACGTCTGGAGGCCCTGCACCGCGACCGGGCCGACCACACGTCACTCGGGTACGACCTGGTCAATCGTGCGGAACTGTTGATTCGACTGGGCCGCGGCGAGGAGGGTGAAGCGGCGCTCGCCGAGGTCGAACGCGCGATTGCATCGGGCAGCGAAGCCTACCGGGGGCGCGCCCGCCGGGTGGCGCTGATGCGTGCGCTTCGTGCGGCCATCGAGGGTCGTCACGCTCAGGTCGAATCACTGTCCCGGGTGGCCATCGGCCAGGCTACGCCGACTGCGCAGGATGACACGGCGCTCTTTGCGCAGATCCTGGCTGAGTACGCGCGCGCCCATGCCGGCACCAGCCGCGTGGCCGTGGCGACCATCGCGGCGTGGCCGAGCCAGGCCTCCAGGCCCTCGTTCGTCCGCGAGTGCGCCTACTGGACCGCTCGCACCCTGCTGCTCCGTCGCGAGCCGAGCCTGGCCCGCTCGCTCGTCGAAGGCGCGTGGGGCGCCGCGCCTGTCCGCAACAACCTGGAACTGCGCTGGCGGCTGGCGGCAGTGGCTGCACAGGCCTCCACTGACGGCGGCACCGGAACCGGTGCTACGATGCGCACGTCCGCTCGCGATGATCTGGCTGCGCTGCTGGGGCAGTGGGCCGCACAGGGGGCCCGATACGGCACCCGGCCCGATCTCGCGCCATTGATGAAAGAGACGAAAGGTATTTCATGAAGCCTTCTTCCGTGCGTATTGTTTCCGTGTTGTTGCTGCTGATCGTGCTGGGTCTGGTCCAGGCCACTCGCGGGTCTGCGGCTCAGGATCTGGATGAGGATCGTCCTCCCATTATTGTCAGCAGCGGTTCGGTCATCATTCAATCGACCGGTGCCTGGACCAGTGAGGGCGGCAAGCGCTTCAAGCAGCGGGACGGCAGGCGCAGGGGCGTCAGGTTGTTCATGGCCACCACCGGCTCATGCCGGGTTGAGGGCCGCAACATTGTCGTGACCTACGGCAAGAATCAGAT from Acidobacteriota bacterium includes:
- a CDS encoding protein kinase, whose protein sequence is MARPAVGSQVSHYRLERVLGAGGMGEVFLARDLTLGRPVAIKFLIEPDDEQGRRRLLAEARSVAALDHPSICTVHEVVTDEVSGDFIVMAYVEGETLATRLGRGRMQPPEMLAVMTPLFQALASAHRVGVVHRDIKPQNIVITPSGQPKLLDFGIAKRMLSEDQPADATTASQVTGDGNVVGTLAYMSPEQIQGRPVDARSDLFSLGCVLYECLVGVRPFAGASRAEIIGRLLHVDPAAPSTVVPGLAPIYDTLCADLLRKVPSERFQSADEVLGAIRSLSPNYRSAETTRATAAEVRGPSRFSRRHWLTLAVAAGVVAVAGIGWFWRGTALPTASPEAIQWFDRGVEKLREGSYAGARSALLEAVRLSPEFIQAHLRLAEAKAELDDNTGAQEALLQVNALLPSAARLPREDQWRLEAVRSSVLRDHERAIAAYRQLADVSPTTASVWLDVGRAEEAAGRRAAAMDNFAKAVKLDGQYAAAHLRLGVVQSQGGQSVAAIASLDEAIRLYQAGANVEGEAEATLRKAAAHSARRELDAARQALARVAEISAGPGYVSLRLRAQFARARLALAEGQFQESETLSRAASEEAIRARMLTIASDGLRDLGTALLVAGRRADADVQFTRAIDLAIEQRADRAEMQARLQQAALRLQDDRYADVIAMVDAPLQFFTTGRYVRNEAEAKSILARAHEGLEQYDQARQLASEVLALATSIDDQVLTGVSLDNLAGQAERLGQLPEALALRERLEALHRDRADHTSLGYDLVNRAELLIRLGRGEEGEAALAEVERAIASGSEAYRGRARRVALMRALRAAIEGRHAQVESLSRVAIGQATPTAQDDTALFAQILAEYARAHAGTSRVAVATIAAWPSQASRPSFVRECAYWTARTLLLRREPSLARSLVEGAWGAAPVRNNLELRWRLAAVAAQASTDGGTGTGATMRTSARDDLAALLGQWAAQGARYGTRPDLAPLMKETKGIS
- a CDS encoding TonB-dependent receptor; translated protein: MRTRIFGIFVCLALLCSATPAWAANVSGVVSDATGAVVPGAKVVLRELATGRERTVTTGADGRYAFDAASAGTFLVLVTRQGFSEAARTVVIAHAEERISLTVQLELGGINTEVSVTAARAERENRTIPLHVETLSGAAVAQTNPLSTGDALATVANITQVGNGPFGVRPRLRGLDSTRMLVLVDGERLNTARQATDRTGAEVGLIAPDTITRMEIVNGAGTLLYGSDALAGTINIITNELSFTDSRQFLYGANSYYSSNEQGRRGTLTFGVTAPRYAVRVQGGAEEYGNYRAGTLTSEDTTPFFSNGTLRRADTVDDAFGFTFKAFPDPFNAAYVRTDNEILNSQAKGYFVNAAALVKLADKRTLKVRYQQRRMEDVGFPDFAQPYFFNATSLPHSRLDRLSARYEAQAITPWLANLSLTTYYQRTSRLLENQLPVQFPAPTPTRFFPISVMRLDVLSQTEQRVWTPGVDLQAVWVPASNHVLTTGLTFYRDRSSDARTTTTTMSMVGQVVMGQRGPAATVFATPTPLGPPTVAHPVRVPDASLRNIAVFAQDEWRVRSNVSLVAGLRGDFYNVTTEATPGYTVDPLVAGATPAIDPATLPDINGAAYSRKSLTGDVGLVANTGGRINPFVRFGRTYRHPNLEEMLFAGPATVGNIAPNVLVKPEVGNNFDVGAKFRFGRLSGGAYAFLNQYQDFIAQDLVVATTPAGPLAQATNYADVRISGVELSADAPLVFDRGILTLSGAAAFTRGTITNGTDPLTQASLGDTPADNITPSKLVANARFTDVRGRWWVEYGVRAQGKVTRVAQALLSSPFLIPQDLLSLDSFTVQRAGAGINLTRGRERLALTFAVENLTNRYYRDHFQFAPSRGRSFTIGLSVGAF